The Corynebacterium coyleae genome segment AACAACGGCGGGGATGCGGGCGACCAAGTGCTCGGCGCCGTGGCGGGCGTGGGCTTGCTCGACCTGTTCGCCGCGCTTTTCGGCCTCGACGATGGATGGGGCGATCTTCTCGACGAACAGGCGGGTCAGGCCGTGCGGGATCTCGCCGGACTCGAACGCCTGGACTGCGGAGCCGACAGCGCCGCACTTTTCGTGGGACAGGAACAGCACGAGGTCTACGCCGAGGCCGTCGACGGCGAACTCCACGGATGCGGAAACAGCGGAGTCGACGCAGCCGCCGGCGGTGCGGATGACGAAGATGTCGCCGAAGCCGGCGTCGAAAAGCAGCTCGACGGGCACGCGCGAGTCAGAACAACCGATGACACATACGGCTGGGTTCTGGCCGGAGGTGAGCTGCTGGAGTGTTTCGGCGTCGCGGTGCGGGGCGACGGTGTTGCCGGTGGCGAATCGCTCGTTGCCTGCGCGAAGCAGGTCCCACACTTCGCGCGGGGAGGTAGCGGCCTGGAGCTCTGTTGCATTAGTCATACCGGCTATTGTGGCACGCATTGTGCAGAATATTCGCCCAAATCAGATAGTTGATTGGTATCGCGCCAACGCGCGGGATTTGCCGTGGCGCAAACCGGGTACGTCACCGTGGGGTGTGCTGATCAGCGAGGTCATGAGCCACCAAACCCAGGTGGAGCGCGTTGCCCCCATTTGGTTGGAGTGGATTGAGCGCTGGCCGACTCCGCACGATTTTGCGCAGGCGCGTATCGACGACATCCTGCGCGCCTGGGCCAACCTCGGCTACCCACGGCGGGCGTTGAGGTTGCGGGAGTGCGCGCAGGTGATCGTCGACAAGCATGGCGGCGTTGTGCCGGACGATGTGGACGCGCTGCTGGCACTGCCTGGCATTGGGGACTACACGGCGCGGGCGGTGGCGTGTTTCGCCTACGGGAAGAACGTGCCGGTTGTTGACACGAATGTGCGTCGCGTGGTGGCGCGTGTGGAGCGCGGCCAGGCGCTGGGGGTGCCGGGGAAGAAGGAAATCCAGGAGGTTGCGCACCTGCTTCCGGAGGACAACGGTCCCGAGTTTTCGGTCGGGCTCATGGAGCTTGGTGCGCTGGTGTGCACCGCGAAGGCACCGAAGTGCGATGCGTGCCCGATTGCGCAAGATTGTGCCTGGTTGGCGGCGGGCAGGCCGGCACCTGAGGAGGGGCAGCGGCGGCCGTCGCAACGTTTTGAGGGCACGGATAGGCAGGTCCGCGGCAAGATTATGAAGGTACTGCGCGAGGCAGATTCGCCGGTTGAGCAGGCGATTATCGACGCCGTCTGGCCCGACGACGCCCAACGCTCACGCGCACTGTTCTCACTGTTGGAGGACGGCCTCGCCGAGCAGGATGAGCGCGGTTACTTCCACTTACCGCGGTAGGTCAGCCCACCCGGCAGCTTGATCCACACGCCGCCACGCGAGTTGATGGTCACTGGCCCGACGCGCTTGGAGGCGGAAACGCCCGAACCGGAGTAATTCAGCCAGCTGTCCTTGCTGAGCTTCTGGCGCTTACGAAACTGGAATCCCATAGCCGGCAGTTTACACTGCTGTACATGCAAAAACGTTGGTGCTCCCTGCTCATTCCGGTGTTATTGGCCCCATCCGCGCAGGCTGCGGACCTGAGCGCGGAGTCGTTGTCGTCGCTGTCGTCGGTGGGGTCGTCGACACTCGAGGTGGTACGCGACGCGTCGTCGTTGTCGTCGCTTCCGGAGTCATCGTGGAAACCACTGGCCGGCGCACCAGGTAGCGAGGCGGGCTCGCTTGACGCGGTGAAGCGGGTGCCAGGGTCGACCGGCCAGCGCATCCGCTACACCACCACGAACGAAAAGGGCGAGAAGGTCGCGGTGACTGGGGCGTTTTACAAACACCGCCGCGCGAAGGGGCTCATCGCGCTCGCACCGGGCACGCGTGGTCTGGGTGATCAGTGCGCGCCATCGGCAGGCTCGTCCATGCTGGTGCGCATCGAAGACGGCACCGTGAACATTAACTATGAGGCGCCCCTGGTACAGAAGCTGCTGGATGCCGGCTATTCCGTGATGGTCACCGACTACATCGGGTTGGGCACCGATGGATTGCACACCTACTTGAACAGGGTGGATCAGGGGCATGCGCTTATCGACGCCGCCCGCGCCGTCGCAAAACCAAACCAAAAAGTGGGCTTCTGGGGCTACTCCCAAGGCGGTGGCGCTGCCGCGGCCGCTGCGGAACTCGTCGCCGACTACGCACCCGAACTCAACGTGATGGGAACGTTCTCCGGTGCCCCGCCAGCCGACCCGCTGGGTGTGCTGGAGCAAGGTACCGCACCGATGCTCACCGCCGTGGCCGGTTTTGCCGCTGCGAGCTACTCCGAAAGCTACCCGGAATTCGGCGAGGCCCTGCAGGAACACCTCACCGACGAGGGCAAAGTCTGGCTCGAAGGACTGAAAAACTCGTGCGTGGTCGACGCCTCGTTGTCTGCGCCGGCCGACCCTTCCACACTGTTCACCTCTGGCGGCTCGTTTGCCGAGGTCGTGCATTCCGATGAGCGGCTGGCGAAGTATCTGGAACTAAACAAAATGGGCACCGTCGCGCCGTCTGCGCCGATCATGGTGATGACGAATGCCGACGACGACCTCGTTCCGGAGCCGCAAGCCACCCAACTGGCAGAGGACTATTGCGCCGTCGGTGCGCAGGTGGAGTACCGACGCGTGGTGGTGCCGGGTTCCCCGACGCAACCATTGTCTTCGGGGCGTCTGCAGTTGACGCCACGCGTTCCTGGTTCGGGCCATGCCGCTCCCCTGCTTTTGCAGGCCGATAATGCGATTGCGTGGATGGATGATCGTTTCGCCGAACAGCCTATGAAACGGGTGTGCCCCTCCGACCATCCTGCATATGAGGTGGTGAAGGGGCTTGACGCGGTGGAGATCACCGCGTTAGTCCTCGGCATCCTTGGGATGCTGGGGATACTCGGTGGCGCAGCCTGGTGGGTTTACACCGGCTCGGGGCCGTTGTCTTCCTTGCCCTCGTTGCCGTTCTGATCTTCGGCGGTCGTGTCGCGCTCATCCGGGAACTCGGAGGCTTCGGACTCCGGCTGGGTGCGCTCCGGCTCGATGTCGCGGACCTCTTCTTCCAGCTCGACGTCGAAGGCCTCCGCTGGCAGCGGGCGTGGACGTGGGGTGAAGGTGAAGGTCGCATCCGGGGCGGCCTTGCCGCGATCCTTGCGGGCCGTCTCCACGTCGCCATCCCAACCCTCGACGTCCACGGTGATGATCTCCCCGGCACCGATCTCGCCGAAGAGGATCTTCTCGGACAGGATGTCCTCGATCTCCCGCTGGATGGTGCGACGCAGCGGACGTGCACCCAGCACGGGGTCGAAACCACGGACTGCAAGCAGGTTCTTGGCGTTCTCGGTGAGCTCGATGCCCATGTCCTGCGCGGCCAGGTTCTTGTCCACTCGAGCGATGAGCAGGTCCACCATCTGGACAATCTCTTCCTGGGAGAGCTGCTTGAACACGACGATCTCGTCGATACGGTTCAGGAACTCCGGGCGGAAGTGCTTCTTCAGCTCGTCGTGGACCTTACCCTTCATGCGCTCGTACTGCGCCTCGGAATCCGCAGCGGTATCCCCGGTGAAGCCCAGGCCGACCGGCTTGGAGATGTCGGAGGTACCCAGGTTCGAGGTGAAGATCAGCACCGTGTTCTTGAAGTCCACGTTGCGGCCCTGGCCGTCGGTGACGTGGCCTTCTTCCAGCACCTGCAGGAGGGTGTTGTAGATCTCCTTGTGGGCCTTCTCGATCTCGTCGAAAAGCACGACCGAGAACGGCTTGCGGCGCACCTTCTCGGTGAGCTGGCCGCCCTCTTCGTAGCCGACGTATCCCGGAGGGGCACCGAAGAGACGCGACGCCGTGAAGCGATCGTGGAACTCGCCCATGTCCACCTGGATCAGGGAGTCGTCGTCGCCGAAGAGGAACTCTGCAAGCGCCTTCGACAGCTCCGTCTTACCCACACCGGACGGGCCAGCGAAGATGAACGAACCGGACGGACGGTTCGGATCCTTCAGACCCGCACGGGTGCGGCGGATGGAACGGGACACAGCCTTAACAGCCTCGTCCTGACCGATGATGCGCTTGTGCAGCTCGCCTTCCATGTTGAGCAGGCGCTTCGACTCGCTCTCGGTGAGCTTGAACACCGGGATGCCGGTCCAGTTGGCCAGCACGTCAGCGATCTGCTCCTCGCCAACCTCGGCGATGTCCTCGAGGTCGTCCGAGCGCCACTTCTTCTCCTTCGCGGCGCGCTCCTCGGTGAGCTTGCGCTCCGTTTCGCGCAGGCTAGCTGCCTTCTCAAAGTCCTGGGCGTCGATCGCCGCTTCCTTTTCCTTGCGGACCTCAGCGATACGGTCGTCGACCTCACGCAGGGAATCCGGGGCGGTCATGCGCTTGATGCGCATGCGGGCGCCGGCCTCGTCGAGAAGATCGACTGCCTTATCCGGCAGGAAACGATCGTTGATGTAGCGATCCGACAGGTTTGCGGCTGCCTTGAGCGCATCGTCGGTGTAGGACACGCGGTGGTGCGCCTCGTAGCGGTCGCGCAGGCCCTTGAGGATCTGGATGGTGTCCTCGATGCTCGGCTCGTCCACCTGCACCGGCTGGAAACGACGCTCAAGAGCGGCGTCCTTCTCGATGTGCTTGCGGTACTCATCAAGCGTGGTGGCACCGATGGTCTGGAGCTCGCCACGAGCCAGCTTCGGCTTCAGCAGCGAAGCAGCGTCGATCGCGCCTTCGGCGGCACCGGCGCCGACGAGGGTGTGGATCTCGTCGATAAACAGGATGATGTCGCCGCGCTGGTTGATCTCCTTGAGCACCTTCTTCAGGCGCTCCTCGAAGTCACCGCGGTAACGCGAACCTGCAACCAGGGAGCCCAGGTCCAGCGAGTAAACCTGCTTGTCCTTCAGGGTCTCCGGGACGTTGCCGTTAGCAATGTCGAGCGCCAAGCCCTCCACGACAGCAGTCTTACCGACGCCCGGCTCACCAATGAGCACCGGGTTGTTCTTGGTACGGCGTGACAGAACCTGCATGACGCGCTCGATTTCCTTATCGCGACCCACAACCGGGTCGAGCTTGCCTTCCTTGGCAGCAGCGGTGAGGTTACGGCCGAACTGGTCGAGCACGAGCGAATTGGAACGCTCGCCGCCCTGCGGGCCGCCACCACCTGCACGGTTGCCGCCAGCACCCGCACCTGCGAAGCCTGGGCCGCCGCCCTGCTGCGGGGACTCCGGATTCTGTGCCTCGCCGCCCTCGTAACCAGACAGCAACTGGATAACCTGCTGGCGCACACGCGGCAGGTCAGCGCCGAGCTTGATCAGCACCTGGGCTGCAACGCCCTCGCCCTCACGGATCAGGCCGAGCAGCAAGAACTCGGTGCCGATGTACTTGTGGCCCATCTGCAAACCCTCACGCAGGGAGAGCTCCAGGACCTTCTTGGCACGCGGGGTAAACGGGATGTGGCCGGTGACCGGCTGGGTGCCGTGGCCAATGATGTCGATGACCTCGCGGCGCACATCCTCAAGGTTGATACCCATGGATTCGAGGGCCTTCGCGGCGACGCCCTCGCCTTCCTTAATCAGGCCGAGCAGGATGTGCTCGGTGCCCATGTAGTTGTGATTGAGCGCGCGCGCTTCCTCCTGCGCCAGGACGATGACGCGACGGGCCCGGTCGGTAAACCGCTCGAACATGTGGCTGACCCCTTCTATAGCTAAATCGTTGTCCACCACCATAACGCCGGGGTGCGACATCACTTCCCACGTTTTGACTGCCGGGGGCGTGGAATCGTCGAAAAGCAGTGCTCAGAGGGGATGTTCACCCTTAGCGAACATCCCTGAAATACACATTTTCATGCAGTTTGCAGCCCGGATTAAACGGGTGCCCGCACGAGGGGCACGCGGCCCCATACTCGGCGTGCGTCATCATGTAACCGCACGCGCCGCACATCACAGAGCGCAGTTGCTTATCGACGCCCACAAACCGGTGATCCGCCAACTCGTCATGGCACAGCGAACAGGCCCAGAGTTTGTGGCAGGCCCCGCAGGTGTTGGCAACGACGTCGCGCTCCGAATGCCAATGCGCGCACCGGCCTTGCGGGTCGACGTCGATACCGTGGATTTTCATTAATTCACCGGGATTACGGAGCCGCTGTACTTCTCGCGGATCCACTCTGCGGTCTCCGGCGAGCTCAGGTCCGCCGCCAGCTTCTCGATGCGAGGATCCTTCGCCGCGTCCTCATTGGCTGCGAGGATATTCACGTACGGGTTGTTCTCCGGGCTTTCGGCAATGACAGAGTCCTCCGACGGGTTCAGGCCAATTTCCAGAGCGAAGTTCGAGGTTACGATGACACCAGCGACAGACTCGTCCGACAGCGACTGAATAACCAGGGTGTCTTCGACCGGGACGATCTCAATGTCCTTCGGGTTGTCGGTGATCGACTGCAGGTTGATCTTGGACACGTTTGCCGGATCAATCTCCTGGTCCAGACCGATGACGCCGTTGGCCTCCAGCAGGATCAGCGCACGGGCAAGGTTGGACGGCGAGTTATGAGTCACGATCTTCGCCCCCTGCTCCAACTCGTCAATGGACTTGATGGAGTTGGAGTACATCCCCATCGGCTCAATGTGGACTCCGACGATGTTGACCAGGTTCTTGCCAGTCTGAGTATTCCAGTCCAGCAGGTACGGCGAGTGCTGGTAAAAGTTCGCGTCCGCGGAACCGTTGGCCACCGACATGTTCGGTTCCGACCCACCAGAAATGACCTTGACATCCAGCTCATACTCTGGATTTTGCTCATCGACGTAGCGCAGAATCTCCGCGTGGGGCGTGGCTTGCGCCAGGACGGTGAGCGGTTCTTCACCGCCTGAATCACTGGAGCAAGCAACGAGGCCGAGGCCAACTGCGGCAAACAAAGCAATGGACGCGAAACGCTTCATGGGGAAGCCCTTTCCCTATCGTGAACAACTTTGTCTGCCAATACTAGACTATGTGGTTCACAGTAGGTCAAGAATTACCGAATCCGCGATCCCAAGCACCGCCTCACGTGCATCTTCAGCGGTCCGGGCGGCAAGGGCAGCATCGGCCATCTTCCGGCAGGTATCCATGTCGTGCAGGCGCAGCGCCGCGCGCACTGCGTTGACCTTGCCGGGCGCCATAGACAGCGACTTCACGCCAAGGCCGACAAGGACGAGGGCCATGAGCGGGTCGCCGCCGGCCTCGCCACACACGCCGATGGGTTTGCCAGTAGCTTCACCGCCACGGCAGGTCTCGCGGATCATGGACAGCACCGCGGGCTGCCAGGGCGAGAGCAGTTCGGCGAGTTCGCCCTGCATGCGGTCAGCGGCCATCGTGTACTGGGAAAGGTCGTTGGTGCCGATGGAGCCGAAGTCCACAACGTCGAGCACCTGCCCGGCGCGAATCGCGGCCGCAGGGGTTTCGACCATGATGCCCACCTGCTTCAGGCCAGCAGCGCGGGCGCGTTCAGCGAACCACTCGGCCTCCTCGACCGTGGCGACCATGGGCGCCATCACCCACAGTTCGGCGTCCGGGACGTTGCGCTGCGCGTTGGCGAGTGCCTCCAACTGGTCGGCGAGCAGATCCTCGCGGGCTTGGGACAGGCGCAGGCCGCGGCGACCGAGGGCTGGGTTTTCCTCCTCGCCAAGGTCCGCAAACGACAGCGGCTTGTCGGCGCCGGCGTCGAGGGTGCGCACCACCACGCGGCGCTCGCCGAAGGCCTCGAGGACCTTGGTGTAGGTCTCGGTCTGCTCGTCCACGCTGGGCGCGGAGTCGCGATCCAGGAAGAGAAACTCAGAGCGGAACAGGCCGGAGCCTTCCAGGTCGTAGCCCGCAGCCTTCACCGCGTCTTCGGCAGTGCCGATGTTGGCCAGCAGTTTCACGGCGTGGCCGTCGCGGGTGGCGCCGGCGCCGGCGGAGCCTTCCAGTGCGGCGGCGCGGCGGCGGGAGCGCTCGTCGAGTTCGGCGACGTCCTCATCGGACGGGGCGACGATGATTTGGCCGGTGCTGCCGTCGAGGGCGATGCGGGGGTCGTCGACAATCGCATCGGAAATGCCCTTGACCTGCACCGCAGCGGGGATGCCGAGCTGTGCGGCGAGGATCGCGGTATGCGAGGTCGCGCCACCCGCCTCGGTGACAATGCCGAGCACCATCGCCGGATCCAGTGTGGCGGTCTCAGCGGGCGCAAGATCGTGCGCGACCAGGATCGACGGCGCCGTCAGATCCGGCACGCCCGGCTCCGGCAAGCCGCGAAGGCGTGCGGTGGCGCGGTCGCGGATGTCGTAAAGGTCGGTGACACGCTCGGCCATGTAGCCGCCGAGTTTGCGCAGCTTGTTCGCGTACGTCTCCACCGCGTCGTGTACCGCTTTGGTGGGGCCGCTGCCCTTCTTCAGTTCCTTGTCCACCCCGCGGATCAGGCCACGATCCGTGGCCAGCGCCGCGGTGGCCTCGAGCACCTCCTGCGACGCCTTCGAGTTGGCGTGCGCCGCGCGTTCGCGTAACGACGACGCCACCTCCCCCAACACTTCCCGTATCCGCTGACCATCCGCCTCGGGGTTCACGGAGGCGGGCTCGTGGTTATCGATACCCACCGCCGGGGTCACTACCGCGACGGGTCCGCAGGCAGTACCAGCGGACACACCAATGCCGTGAAGAACTGTGCGCTCAGTCATGCCACCGAGCCTACTCGGCGGGCGTGATCTCGAGGATCGCATCTCCAATTTCGACGGTGCCATCGGCCACGTCGTTTACTCCGCCGAGTTTCTTGGAGTTGACCACGGTGGTGATCACAGTGGTGTCGACCCCCTTGGCGGCAATCGCCGGGAAGTCCACCTCCGCCAGCGCGTCACCGGCAGCGACCTCCTGTTTCTTCTCCACCAGCGGGGTGAAGCCCTCGCCCTCGAGTTTCACGGTGTCGATGCCGATGTGCACCAGCAGTTCCGCGCCGTCATCAGTCTTGATGCCGTAGGCGTGGCCAGTCTTCGCCACAGAAATCACCTTGCCCGCAGCGGGCGCAACCACGGTGAGTTTGTCATTCGCCGGAATCACACCAACAGCCTGGCCGAGGGCGCCGGAAGCGAAGGCGGCGTCGTTAAGCGCTGCCATCGCCACAACCTCACCAGCGACAGGAGCGAGCACTGTGCTTTCAGTGCTTTGCGACGACCCCACAACCGCAACCGGCTCCTCCTCACGAGCAGCAGCCGCGCGAGCAAGCGCGTCCGCCTTCTCCTCAGGGGTGCGGTAGTCGGTGATCAGGATGATGAAGAACGAGGTGAAGAACGCCACTGCGATGGCGATCATGTAGACCCACATTGGGTCGAACACGAACATGGTCGGGATGGAGGTGAACACGAACGCGTTCGTCTTCACGCCACCGAACGGGGTGCCCAGGATCGCGATAGTCAGGCC includes the following:
- a CDS encoding A/G-specific adenine glycosylase produces the protein MARIVQNIRPNQIVDWYRANARDLPWRKPGTSPWGVLISEVMSHQTQVERVAPIWLEWIERWPTPHDFAQARIDDILRAWANLGYPRRALRLRECAQVIVDKHGGVVPDDVDALLALPGIGDYTARAVACFAYGKNVPVVDTNVRRVVARVERGQALGVPGKKEIQEVAHLLPEDNGPEFSVGLMELGALVCTAKAPKCDACPIAQDCAWLAAGRPAPEEGQRRPSQRFEGTDRQVRGKIMKVLREADSPVEQAIIDAVWPDDAQRSRALFSLLEDGLAEQDERGYFHLPR
- a CDS encoding carbonic anhydrase → MTNATELQAATSPREVWDLLRAGNERFATGNTVAPHRDAETLQQLTSGQNPAVCVIGCSDSRVPVELLFDAGFGDIFVIRTAGGCVDSAVSASVEFAVDGLGVDLVLFLSHEKCGAVGSAVQAFESGEIPHGLTRLFVEKIAPSIVEAEKRGEQVEQAHARHGAEHLVARIPAVVAGLSKRSIGVVGARYRLSDGRVETTYENFGD
- a CDS encoding ATP-dependent Clp protease ATP-binding subunit produces the protein MFERFTDRARRVIVLAQEEARALNHNYMGTEHILLGLIKEGEGVAAKALESMGINLEDVRREVIDIIGHGTQPVTGHIPFTPRAKKVLELSLREGLQMGHKYIGTEFLLLGLIREGEGVAAQVLIKLGADLPRVRQQVIQLLSGYEGGEAQNPESPQQGGGPGFAGAGAGGNRAGGGGPQGGERSNSLVLDQFGRNLTAAAKEGKLDPVVGRDKEIERVMQVLSRRTKNNPVLIGEPGVGKTAVVEGLALDIANGNVPETLKDKQVYSLDLGSLVAGSRYRGDFEERLKKVLKEINQRGDIILFIDEIHTLVGAGAAEGAIDAASLLKPKLARGELQTIGATTLDEYRKHIEKDAALERRFQPVQVDEPSIEDTIQILKGLRDRYEAHHRVSYTDDALKAAANLSDRYINDRFLPDKAVDLLDEAGARMRIKRMTAPDSLREVDDRIAEVRKEKEAAIDAQDFEKAASLRETERKLTEERAAKEKKWRSDDLEDIAEVGEEQIADVLANWTGIPVFKLTESESKRLLNMEGELHKRIIGQDEAVKAVSRSIRRTRAGLKDPNRPSGSFIFAGPSGVGKTELSKALAEFLFGDDDSLIQVDMGEFHDRFTASRLFGAPPGYVGYEEGGQLTEKVRRKPFSVVLFDEIEKAHKEIYNTLLQVLEEGHVTDGQGRNVDFKNTVLIFTSNLGTSDISKPVGLGFTGDTAADSEAQYERMKGKVHDELKKHFRPEFLNRIDEIVVFKQLSQEEIVQMVDLLIARVDKNLAAQDMGIELTENAKNLLAVRGFDPVLGARPLRRTIQREIEDILSEKILFGEIGAGEIITVDVEGWDGDVETARKDRGKAAPDATFTFTPRPRPLPAEAFDVELEEEVRDIEPERTQPESEASEFPDERDTTAEDQNGNEGKEDNGPEPV
- a CDS encoding MetQ/NlpA family ABC transporter substrate-binding protein; the encoded protein is MKRFASIALFAAVGLGLVACSSDSGGEEPLTVLAQATPHAEILRYVDEQNPEYELDVKVISGGSEPNMSVANGSADANFYQHSPYLLDWNTQTGKNLVNIVGVHIEPMGMYSNSIKSIDELEQGAKIVTHNSPSNLARALILLEANGVIGLDQEIDPANVSKINLQSITDNPKDIEIVPVEDTLVIQSLSDESVAGVIVTSNFALEIGLNPSEDSVIAESPENNPYVNILAANEDAAKDPRIEKLAADLSSPETAEWIREKYSGSVIPVN
- the ptsP gene encoding phosphoenolpyruvate--protein phosphotransferase, which produces MTERTVLHGIGVSAGTACGPVAVVTPAVGIDNHEPASVNPEADGQRIREVLGEVASSLRERAAHANSKASQEVLEATAALATDRGLIRGVDKELKKGSGPTKAVHDAVETYANKLRKLGGYMAERVTDLYDIRDRATARLRGLPEPGVPDLTAPSILVAHDLAPAETATLDPAMVLGIVTEAGGATSHTAILAAQLGIPAAVQVKGISDAIVDDPRIALDGSTGQIIVAPSDEDVAELDERSRRRAAALEGSAGAGATRDGHAVKLLANIGTAEDAVKAAGYDLEGSGLFRSEFLFLDRDSAPSVDEQTETYTKVLEAFGERRVVVRTLDAGADKPLSFADLGEEENPALGRRGLRLSQAREDLLADQLEALANAQRNVPDAELWVMAPMVATVEEAEWFAERARAAGLKQVGIMVETPAAAIRAGQVLDVVDFGSIGTNDLSQYTMAADRMQGELAELLSPWQPAVLSMIRETCRGGEATGKPIGVCGEAGGDPLMALVLVGLGVKSLSMAPGKVNAVRAALRLHDMDTCRKMADAALAARTAEDAREAVLGIADSVILDLL
- a CDS encoding DUF4236 domain-containing protein, giving the protein MGFQFRKRQKLSKDSWLNYSGSGVSASKRVGPVTINSRGGVWIKLPGGLTYRGKWK
- a CDS encoding CHY zinc finger protein, producing MKIHGIDVDPQGRCAHWHSERDVVANTCGACHKLWACSLCHDELADHRFVGVDKQLRSVMCGACGYMMTHAEYGAACPSCGHPFNPGCKLHENVYFRDVR
- a CDS encoding lipase family protein, which translates into the protein MQKRWCSLLIPVLLAPSAQAADLSAESLSSLSSVGSSTLEVVRDASSLSSLPESSWKPLAGAPGSEAGSLDAVKRVPGSTGQRIRYTTTNEKGEKVAVTGAFYKHRRAKGLIALAPGTRGLGDQCAPSAGSSMLVRIEDGTVNINYEAPLVQKLLDAGYSVMVTDYIGLGTDGLHTYLNRVDQGHALIDAARAVAKPNQKVGFWGYSQGGGAAAAAAELVADYAPELNVMGTFSGAPPADPLGVLEQGTAPMLTAVAGFAAASYSESYPEFGEALQEHLTDEGKVWLEGLKNSCVVDASLSAPADPSTLFTSGGSFAEVVHSDERLAKYLELNKMGTVAPSAPIMVMTNADDDLVPEPQATQLAEDYCAVGAQVEYRRVVVPGSPTQPLSSGRLQLTPRVPGSGHAAPLLLQADNAIAWMDDRFAEQPMKRVCPSDHPAYEVVKGLDAVEITALVLGILGMLGILGGAAWWVYTGSGPLSSLPSLPF